A stretch of Lathyrus oleraceus cultivar Zhongwan6 chromosome 6, CAAS_Psat_ZW6_1.0, whole genome shotgun sequence DNA encodes these proteins:
- the LOC127098666 gene encoding uncharacterized protein LOC127098666, with product MAGRNDAAMAAAMQAMAQAVQNLPNAGGDAGSRSLATFQRENPPVFKGKHDPDAALGWLKEIERIFRVMDCTPAQKVRYGTHMLAVEADDWWLETYESLTVAGEVITWDVFRREFMRKYYPEDVRGKKEIEFLELKQGNLSVTDYAAKFVELSKFYPHYTGAGAEFSKCIKFENEDNNAHYKIVSDRRGKQHQNRGKPYDAPVGKGKQGAAPAQRTSRGGAPAGVVCFKCGQAGHKSNVCTAEVKRCFRCGKTGHAIADCKHKEMICFNCGEEGHIGSQCQKPKKSRTGKVFALTGTQTSSEDRLIRGTCFINGTPLITIIDTGATHCFISANCARRLGLKLSALDGELIVETPAKGSITTSLVCLNCPLSIFDKDFYVDLVCLPLGGMDVILGMNWLEYNYVHIKCHHKSVRFSTPEEEGVDLLPFRELRKLMKEGAQMFSLMATLSVESKAKIEELLVVKEFPEVFPDEIPSVPPEREVEFTIDLVPGTRPVSMAPYRMSASELCELKKQLEDLLEKKFIRPSVSPWGAPVLLVKKKDGS from the exons atggctggaaggaatgacgctgcaatggctgccgcaatgcaagcgatggcacaagctgtgcagaacttgccaaatgctggtggagatgctggatcacgtagcttggcgacttttcaaagagagaatccgccggtgtttaaagggaagcatgatccagatgcagccttgggatggttgaaagagatcgagagaatcttccgtgttatggattgtactccagctcagaaggttcggtatggtactcacatgctagcagtcgaagctgatgactggtggctagagacttACGAGAGtttgaccgtggcaggtgaagtcattacttgggatgtattccgtagggaattcatgagaaagtattatccggaggatgtccgtggtaagaaagaaattgagttccttgagctgaagcaaggaaacttgtctgtcactgattatgctgcaaaatttgtggagttgtccaaattttatcctcattacactggtgctggtgctgaattttcaaagtgcatcaagtttgagaac gaagacaataatgctcattacaagattgtcagtgaccgtaggggcaagcaacatcaaaatcgtggcaagccgtatgatgctccagtgggaaaagggaaacaaggagctgctccggctcagaggactagtaggggaggtgctcctgctggtgtagtttgcttcaaatgtggtcaggctggtcataagagtaatgtatgcactgctgaagtaaagaggtgttttcgttgtggtaagactggccatgcaatagctgattgcaagcacaaggaaatgatttgttttaattgtggcgaagaagggcatattggaagtcagtgtcagaagccaaagaaatctcgaactggaaaggtgttcgcattgaccggaactcaaacctccagtgaggacagacttatccgaggtacatgtttcataaatggtactcctttaattactattattgataccggtgctacacactgttttatttctgctaactgtgctcgaagactgggtttaaaattgtccgctttggatggtgaattgattgttgagaccccagctaagggatcaaTAACTACTTCCTTGGTgtgtttaaattgtcctttgtcgatcttcgataaagatttctatgttgatttagtatgtttgccgttgggtgggatggatgtaattcttggtatgaactggttggagtataattatgttcatataaaatgtcatcataagtcggtaaggttttccactcctgaagaggaaggagttgacttattacctttcagagaattgcgaaaattgatgaaagagggagctcagatgttttctttgatggcgacgttgtcggttgagagtaaagctaagatagaggaactgttagtggtgaaagaattccctgaagtttttcctgatgaaattcctagtgtgccgccagagagggaagttgaatttactattgatctggtgcctggtactaggcctgtttcgatggcaccgtatagaatgtcggcatctgaattgtgtgaattaaagaagcaattggaagacttacttgagaagaagtttataagaccaagtgtgtcaccgtggggagctccagtgttgctagtaaagaagaaagatggtagt